From Acipenser ruthenus chromosome 23, fAciRut3.2 maternal haplotype, whole genome shotgun sequence, the proteins below share one genomic window:
- the LOC117973692 gene encoding zinc finger protein 346-like, which yields MDDEQQNGAVSLPKGAAAVNKMIRENSDIFSDSHCKVCSAVLISESQKLAHYQSMKHANKVRRYLSIHKDEEPVVKKFKPPSPSNDSSNGEEDRMKACPVCNMTFSSPVVAQSHYQGKVHSKNLKLKEQGIPEKVYPQSKTVPKKPSPVSAPPEVSAGNDPEKFCSICHASFNNPLMSKQHYVGKKHKKQMTKVKLMEHFGPSSAPASTVKGYPCSVCNIELNSVEQYQAHISGAKHKNNVTGKKQAASFVRQAASFVRQAAAPPAERQFFPDLQPRQDEYRGYGGYNEQYP from the exons ATGGACGACGAACAACAAAACGGAGCGGTTTCTTTACCGAAGGGGGCTGCGGCGG TGAACAAAATGATCAGAGAAAACAGTGATATCTTCTCTGACTCCCATTGCAAAGTGTGCAGCGCTGTTCTCATCTCAGAATCACAGAAACTTGCACATTATCAG AGTATGAAACATGCAAATAAAGTGCGCCGATACCTGAGTATCCACAAGGATGAAGAACCTGTGGTGAAGAAGTTCAAACCACCATCGCCTAGCAAT gATAGCAGTAACGGGGAGGAGGATCGAATGAAGGCCTGCCCGGTTTGCAACATGACCTTCTCTTCCCCTGTTGTGGCTCAGTCCCACTACCAAGGCAAGGTTCACTCCAAAAACCTGAAGCTGAAAGAACAGGGCATCCCTGAAAAAG TGTACCCACAGTCGAAGACCGTCCCGAAAAAGCCCTCGCCTGTGAGTGCGCCCCCAGAGGTGTCGGCGGGCAACGACCCTGAGAAGTTCTGCTCCATCTGCCATGCCTCCTTCAACAACCCGCTCATGTCCAAGCAGCACTATGTGGGCAAGAAGCACAAAAAGCAGATGACCAAGGTGAAGCTCATGGAGCACTTTGGCCCCTCCTCTGCACCCG CTTCCACAGTGAAAGGCTACCCGTGCTCAGTGTGTAACATCGAGCTGAACTCCGTAGAGCAATACCAGGCACACATCAGCGGTGCCAAACACAAGAACAA TGTGACTGGGAAGAAACAGGCAGCCTCCTTCGTTCGCCAGGCTGCCTCCTTCGTTCGCCAGGCAGCCGCTCCACCAGCGGAGCGCCAGTTCTTTCCAGATCTCCAGCCACGGCAGGATGAATACAGGGGCTATGGGGGCTACAATGAGCAGTACCCCTGA